One stretch of Castor canadensis chromosome 12, mCasCan1.hap1v2, whole genome shotgun sequence DNA includes these proteins:
- the LOC141414856 gene encoding NADH dehydrogenase [ubiquinone] 1 beta subcomplex subunit 1 → MVSLLQIVRDHWVHILVPSGFVLGCFLDRKNDERLTAFRNKSLLYKRELRPNEEVTWK, encoded by the coding sequence ATGGTGAGCCTCCTTCAGATTGTGCGTGACCACTGGGTTCATATACTTGTCCCTTCGGGATTTGTCCTTGGATGTTTTCTAGACAGAAAGAATGATGAAAGGCTAACTGCCTTCCGGAACAAGAGTCTTTTATATAAAAGGGAATTGAGGCCCAATGAAGAAGTTACCTGGAAGTAA